Proteins co-encoded in one Nematostella vectensis chromosome 15, jaNemVect1.1, whole genome shotgun sequence genomic window:
- the LOC116606811 gene encoding sarcoplasmic reticulum histidine-rich calcium-binding protein has protein sequence MASGSRFLLVFSLFLTNGISARPLPLKYGSALVDNASTMEGAGDNQAETKRADIAMNGEEEQIDSSRESPTHEKKSGENGVQFTLKKGANIVDAKKEEDALKRAQPIENGRERKEEADPPGQHHEEEERGVHPPEQHHEEEERGVHPPGEHHEEEERGAHPPGQDLEEEERGAHPPGQDHEEEERGAHPPEQHHEEEERGVHPPAQHHEEEERGVHPPEQHHEEEERGVHPPEQHHEEEERGVNPPEQHHEEEERGVHPPEQHHEEEERGVNPPEQHHEEEERGVHPPEQHHEEEERGVHPPEQHHEEEERGVHPPEQHHEEEERGVHPPEQHHEEEERGVHPPRNHHEREKRGVHPPGNHHEKEERGAHPPGNHHEEEERGIHPPRHHHEEEGRGAHPQGHHHEEDERGVHPPEYNHEEEERGVHPPEYNHEEEERGVHPPGHHHDEEERGAHPSGHHREEEERGIHPPRNHNEEEERGVNPPEQHYEEEERGIHPPRNHNEEEERGVHPPAQHREEEERGAHPPGHHHEEEERGGDPPGPDHEEEERGAHPPQHHHEEEERGAHPPGQHHEREKRGVHPPGNHHEEEERGVHPPEQHHEEEERGIHPPRNHNEEEERGVHPPEQHHEEEERGIHPPRNHNEREKRGVHPPGNHHEEEERGIHPPRHHHEERERGVHSPEQHHEEEERGIHPPRHHHEEEERGAHPPAQHREEEERGIHPPRNHNEEEERGVHPPEQHHEEEERGIHLPRNHNEEEERGVNPPEQHHEEEERGIHPPRNHNKEEERGVHPPEQHHEEEERGAYPPAQHREEEERGAHPPGQHREEEERGAYPPAQHREEEERGVHPPGQHHEEEERGVHPPGQHHEEEERGAHPPGQHHEEEERGAHPPGHHHEEEERGAHPPGQHHEEEERGAYPPRNHHEEEERGAHPPGQHHEEEERGVHPPGQHHEEEERGVHPPRQHHEEEERGVHPPAQHHEEEERGVHPPGEHHEEEERGAHPPGQHHEEEERGVHPPGQHHEEEERGVHPPGQHHEEEERGVHPPGQHHEEEERGVHPPGQHHEEEERGVHPPEEHHEEEDRGVHPPGQHHEEEERGVHPPGQHHEEEERGVHPPAQHHEEEERGAHPPGHHHEDEERGVYPPGQHHEEEERGAYLPESFQYENEEAGRFHGVEEDSQDRLRHQEFDGEERRYPSYAEDGDGYENPLNYENLPPYPSHLEEKRAFKELIHPRPEYEQVNDVGDDSLQEERALPFDDEERSVPSSQRQEVPDARYLDDLDDELLLQEMEEEANPLP, from the exons ATGGCGAGCGGGAGCCGTTTTTTGCTGGTGTTCAGCCTTTTTTTGACTAATGGTATATCTGCAAGACCTTTGCCATTGAAATATG GATCTGCTCTTGTCGACAATGCCTCCACAATGGAAGGAGCAGGCGACAACCAAGCGGAAACAAAAAGAGCGGATATCGCCATGAATGGGGAAGAAGAGCAAATCGATTCATCTCGTGAGTCACCTACTCACGAGAAAAAAAGTGGAGAAAACGGTGTTCAATTTACTTTGAAGAAAGGAGCAAATATAGTAGATGCGAAGAAAGAAGAGGACGCCCTTAAAAGAGCTCAACCAATCGAAAATGGTCGCGAAAGAAAGGAAGAGGCCGATCCACCTGGACAGCAccatgaggaggaggagagagggGTCCATCCACCTGAACAGCAccatgaggaggaggagagagggGTCCATCCACCTGGAGAGCAccatgaggaggaggagagagggGCCCATCCACCTGGACAGGACcttgaggaggaggagagagggGCCCATCCACCTGGACAGGAccatgaggaggaggagagagggGCCCATCCACCTGAACAGCAccatgaggaggaggagagagggGTCCATCCACCTGCACAGCAccatgaggaggaggagagagggGTCCATCCACCTGAACAGCAccatgaggaggaggagagagggGTCCATCCACCTGAACAGCAccatgaggaggaggagagagggGTCAATCCACCTGAACAGCAccatgaggaggaggagagagggGTCCATCCACCTGAACAGCAccatgaggaggaggagagagggGTCAATCCACCTGAACAGCAccacgaggaggaggagagagggGTCCATCCACCTGAACAGCAccatgaggaggaggagagagggGTCCATCCACCTGAACAGCAccacgaggaggaggagagagggGTCCATCCACCTGAACAGCAccatgaggaggaggagagagggGTCCATCCACCTGAACAGCACCATGAGGAGGAAGAGAGAGGAGTCCATCCACCTAGAAACCACCATGAGAGGGAGAAGAGAGGGGTCCATCCACCTGGAAACCACCATGAGAAGGAAGAGAGAGGGGCCCATCCACCTGGAAACCACCATGAGGAGGAAGAGAGAGGGATCCATCCACCTAGACACCACCATGAGGAGGAGGGAAGAGGGGCCCATCCACAAGGGCATCACCATGAGGAGGATGAGAGAGGAGTCCATCCACCTGAATACAAccatgaggaggaggagagagggGTCCATCCACCTGAATACAAccatgaggaggaggagagagggGTCCATCCACCTGGACACCACCATGATGAGGAGGAGAGAGGGGCCCATCCATCTGGACACCACcgtgaggaggaggagagagggATCCATCCACCTAGAAACCAcaatgaggaggaggagagagggGTCAATCCACCTGAACAGCATTATGAGGAGGAAGAGAGAGGGATCCATCCACCTAGAAACCAcaatgaggaggaggagagagggGTCCATCCACCTGCACAGCACcgtgaggaggaggagagagggGCCCATCCACCTGGACACCAccatgaggaggaggagagagggGGTGATCCACCTGGACCGGAccatgaggaggaggagagagggGCCCATCCACCTCAACATCAccatgaggaggaggagagagggGCCCATCCACCTGGACAGCACCATGAGAGGGAGAAGAGAGGGGTCCATCCACCTGGAAACCACCATGAGGAGGAAGAGAGAGGGGTCCATCCACCTGAACAGCACCATGAGGAGGAAGAGAGAGGGATCCATCCACCTAGAAACCAcaatgaggaggaggagagagggGTCCATCCACCTGAACAGCACCATGAGGAGGAAGAGAGAGGGATCCATCCACCTAGAAACCACAATGAGAGGGAGAAGAGAGGGGTCCATCCACCTGGAAACCACCATGAGGAGGAAGAGAGAGGGATCCATCCACCTAGACACCACCatgaggagagagagagaggggtcCATTCACCTGAACAGCACCATGAGGAGGAAGAGAGAGGGATCCATCCACCTAGACACCAccatgaggaggaggagagagggGCCCATCCACCTGCACAGCACCGTGAGGAGGAAGAGAGAGGGATCCATCCACCTAGAAACCAcaatgaggaggaggagagagggGTCCATCCACCTGAACAGCACCATGAGGAGGAAGAGAGAGGGATCCATCTACCTAGAAACCAcaatgaggaggaggagagagggGTCAATCCACCTGAACAGCACCATGAGGAGGAAGAGAGAGGGATCCATCCACCTAGAAACCACAATaaggaggaggagagagggGTCCATCCACCTGAACAGCAccatgaggaggaggagagagggGCCTATCCACCTGCACAGCACcgtgaggaggaggagagagggGCCCATCCACCTGGACAGCACcgtgaggaggaggagagagggGCCTATCCACCTGCACAACACcgtgaggaggaggagagagggGTCCATCCACCTGGACAGCAccatgaggaggaggagagagggGTCCATCCACCTGGACAGCAccatgaggaggaggagagagggGCCCATCCACCTGGACAGCAccatgaggaggaggagagagggGCCCATCCACCTGGACACCAccatgaggaggaggagagagggGCCCATCCACCTGGACAGCAccatgaggaggaggagagagggGCCTATCCACCTAGAAACCACCATGAGGAGGAGGAAAGAGGGGCCCATCCACCTGGACAGCAccatgaggaggaggagagagggGTCCATCCACCTGGACAGCAccatgaggaggaggagagagggGTCCATCCACCTAGACAGCAccatgaggaggaggagagagggGTCCATCCACCTGCACAGCAccatgaggaggaggagagagggGTCCATCCACCTGGAGAGCAccatgaggaggaggagagagggGCCCATCCACCTGGACAGCAccatgaggaggaggagagaggAGTCCATCCACCTGGACAGCAccacgaggaggaggagagagggGTCCATCCACCTGGACAGCAccatgaggaggaggagagagggGTCCATCCACCTGGACAGCAccatgaggaggaggagagagggGTCCATCCACCTGGACAGCAccatgaggaggaggagagagggGTCCATCCACCTGAAGAGCATCATGAGGAGGAGGATAGAGGGGTCCATCCACCTGGACAGCAccatgaggaggaggagagaggAGTACATCCACCTGGACAGCAccacgaggaggaggagagagggGTCCATCCACCTGCACAGCAccatgaggaggaggagagagggGCCCATCCACCTGGACACCACCATGAGGATGAGGAGAGAGGGGTCTATCCACCCGGACAGCAccatgaggaggaggagagagggGCTTATTTACCTGAGTCTTTCCAATATGAAAATGAGGAGGCAGGCAGATTCCATGGAGTGGAAGAGGATAGTCAAGACCGCCTACGACACCAAGAGTTTGACGGCGAAGAAAGACGCTATCCGTCTTATGCCGAGGATGGTGATGGCTATGAAAATCCCCTTAATTACGAGAATTTGCCTCCTTACCCTTCCCACCTCGAGGAGAAAAGAGCGTTTAAAGAGCTGATTCACCCTCGCCCTGAATACGAGCAAGTCAACGATGTTGGTGACGATTCCCTGCAAGAAGAAAGAGCTCTTCCGTTTGACGATGAGGAAAGATCCGTCCCATCCTCCCAGAGACAGGAGGTTCCCGATGCTCGTTACCTTGATGACTTGGATGATGAACTACTTCTACAAGAGATGGAAGAAGAAGCCAATCCTTTGCCATAA
- the LOC5500404 gene encoding serine/threonine-protein phosphatase 2A catalytic subunit beta isoform, whose product MVDDKTTAKDLEVWIEQLMECKQLTEAQVKTLCEKAKEILSKESNVQEVKCPVTVCGDVHGQFHDLMELFRIGGKSPDTNYLFMGDYVDRGYYSVETVTLLVTLKVRFPHRICILRGNHESRQITQVYGFYDECLRKYGNASVWKYFTDLFDYLPLTALVDNQIFCLHGGLSPSIDTLDHIRALDRIQEVPHEGPMCDLLWSDPDDRGGWGISPRGAGYTFGQDISETFNHTNGLTLITRAHQLVMEGYNWCHDRNVVTIFSAPNYCYRCGNQAAIMELDDALKYSFLQFDPAPRRGEPHVTRRTPDYFL is encoded by the exons ATGGTGGACGACAAAACTACCGCTAAAGATTTGGAGGTCTGGATTGAACAGCTAATGGAATGCAAACAGCTTACGGAGGCTCAAGTGAAAACGCTCTGCGAAAAG GCGAAAGAAATTTTAAGCAAGGAGTCCAATGTTCAAGAAGTCAAGTGCCCGGTCACCGTCTGTGGTGATGTCCATGGGCAGTTCCACGACCTAATGGAGTTGTTCCGGATAGGAGGGAAGTCGCCAGACACTAACTACCTCTTTATGGGTGATTATGTCGACAGAGGCTACTATTCTGTTGAGACAGTCACTCTACTCGTCACCCTGAAA GTACGCTTCCCTCATCGTATTTGCATCCTGCGCGGTAACCATGAGAGCCGTCAGATCACTCAGGTTTATGGATTCTATGATGAGTGCCTGCGCAAGTATGGCAATGCAAGCGTATGGAAGTACTTCACAGACTTGTTTGACTATCTACCTCTTACTGCTCTAGTTGATAACCAG ATCTTCTGTTTGCATGGTGGCCTCTCACCATCTATAGACACACTTGACCATATCCGTGCCCTTGACAGAATACAGGAGGTTCCCCATGAG GGCCCCATGTGCGACCTCCTGTGGAGTGATCCTGATGACCGCGGCGGCTGGGGCATCTCGCCTCGTGGAGCTGGCTACACATTTGGCCAGGATATCTCTGAGACATTCAACCATACCAACGGCTTAACTCTCATCACCAGAGCTCACCAGCTTGTTATGGAG GGGTACAATTGGTGTCACGACAGAAACGTGGTGACCATCTTCAGTGCTCCTAACTACTGCTACCGATGCGGCAACCAAGCTGCCATCATGGAATTAGATGACGCCCTCAAATACTCTTT CTTGCAGTTCGACCCCGCCCCCAGACGAGGAGAGCCTCATGTCACCCGGCGCACACCTGACTACTTCCTGTAA
- the LOC5498882 gene encoding annexin A4 isoform X1: MAYPPPGPGYPGGPGYPPSGGYPPPPGGYPPSGGYPPAAPGGYPPAPGGYPPAPGGYPPSGGYGYPPAGGYPPPQPGYAGGPPPPGIAPGIGGPPPSGQYGAPPTSQPYGAPPTSGYPGYQQHPPPPQPSAQSYNAPPPAGYGQQPAAQGYGQHPPGGYGQHPPATSAPVPQQAPARPGPPSRPPPPSGGGSAAPVAQMASMSLGQTVYGHGTVKAASPFDAETDCELLRKAMRGMGTNEAELIGILANRSNAQRVEIRKRYKTMYGKDLMNDLKSELSGNLEECLLAMMEPSVLYDAKCLRRGMRGAGTDEETLIDILCTRSNQEIEAIKREYKEYYKRDLEKDCVSETSGHFKRLLVSMCQGNRDTNMTVDMAKATKEAQDLYKAGEKKWGTDESRFNVVLASRSFPQLQATFNEYIKISQRDIMNSIDREMSGDLKAGFRCIVQCARNPAEYFADRLWKSMKGAGTDDSLLIRVVVSRSEVDLVEIKASFLQKYHKTVYKMIEGDCSGDYKKLLMALVGKN, from the exons ATGGCTTATCCTCCACCCGGACCAGGATACCCAGGCGGG CCAGGCTACCCTCCCAGTGGCGGTTATCCCCCACCACCTGGAGGCTACCCCCCATCAGGTGGCTACCCCCCTGCAGCCCCTGGGGGCTACCCACCCGCCCCTGGCGGCTACCCTCCTGCTCCTGGTGGTTACCCACCATCGGGTGGCTATGGCTACCCTCCAGCTGGTGGATATCCTCCTCCACAACCTGGCTATGCTG GTGGACCTCCACCTCCAGGTATAGCCCCAGGTATAGGTGGCCCCCCTCCATCGGGTCAATATGGTGCCCCACCTACTTCACAACCATATGGCGCCCCACCCACAAGTGGCTACCCAGGATACCAGCAGCATCCACCACCTCCCCAGCCATCTGCGCAGAGCTATAATGCCCCGCCCCCTGCTGGGTATGGACAGCAGCCTGCAG CTCAAGGCTATGGACAACACCCCCCTGGAGGATATGGACAACATCCCCCAG CTACAAGTGCCCCAGTTCCTCAGCAAGCCCCTGCTAGACCAGGACCTCCTTCGCGACCACCCCCTCCTTCG GGTGGCGGATCAGCTGCACCAGTTGCTCAGATGGCATCAATGTCTCTTGGTCAG ACTGTTTATGGCCATGGTACAGTGAAGGCAGCTTCTCCATTTGATGCAGAGACAGACTGTGAGCTGCTCAGGAAAGCAATGCGAGGAATGG GTACAAATGAGGCAGAGCTGATTGGCATTCTAGCAAACCGCTCCAATGCCCAGCGTGTGGAGATCAGAAAGCGCTACAAGACCATGTATGGTAAAGACCTGATGAACGACCTGAAGTCAGAGCTCAGTGGCAACCTGGAGGAGTGCCTGCTAGCAATGATGGAGCCGTCTGTCCTGTACGATGCCAAGTGCCTTCGCAGGGGTATGAGGGGGGCGGGTACAGATGAAGAGACACTCATCGATATCCTCTGCACAAGATCCAACCAG GAAATTGAAGCCATCAAACGCGAATACAAAGAAT ATTACAAGAGAGACCTGGAGAAGGACTGTGTGAGCGAGACAAGCGGTCACTTCAAGCGCCTTCTTGTATCAATGTGCCAG GGTAACCGGGATACCAATATGACTGTTGACATGGCAAAGGCAACAAAAGAAGCCCAAGATTTGTATAAG GCCGGGGAGAAGAAGTGGGGAACGGATGAGTCTCGTTTCAATGTGGTGCTAGCCAGCAGAAGTTTCCCTCAGCTGCAAGCGACTTTTAATGAGTACATCAAG ATCTCTCAGCGAGACATCATGAATAGTATTGACCGCGAGATGTCTGGAGATCTGAAGGCGGGCTTCAGGTGTATTG TTCAGTGCGCGCGCAACCCCGCCGAGTACTTTGCCGACCGCCTTTGGAAGAGCATGAAGGGTGCTGGCACCGACGACTCGCTTCTCATACGTGTAGTGGTCTCACGTTCAGAG GTTGACCTTGTCGAGATCAAGGCCTCGTTTCTGCAGAAATACCACAAGACGGTTTACAAGATGATCGAGGGGGACTGTAGCGGTGACTACAAGAAACTGCTTATGGCTCTTGTAGGAAAGAATTGA
- the LOC5498882 gene encoding annexin A7 isoform X2, producing the protein MAYPPPGPGYPGGPGYPPSGGYPPPPGGYPPSGGYPPAAPGGYPPAPGGYPPAPGGYPPSGGYGYPPAGGYPPPQPGYAGGPPPPGIAPGIGGPPPSGQYGAPPTSQPYGAPPTSGYPGYQQHPPPPQPSAQSYNAPPPAGYGQQPAAQGYGQHPPGGYGQHPPATSAPVPQQAPARPGPPSRPPPPSGGGSAAPVAQMASMSLGQTVYGHGTVKAASPFDAETDCELLRKAMRGMGTNEAELIGILANRSNAQRVEIRKRYKTMYGKDLMNDLKSELSGNLEECLLAMMEPSVLYDAKCLRRGMRGAGTDEETLIDILCTRSNQEIEAIKREYKEYYKRDLEKDCVSETSGHFKRLLVSMCQGNRDTNMTVDMAKATKEAQDLYKAGEKKWGTDESRFNVVLASRSFPQLQATFNEYIKISQRDIMNSIDREMSGDLKAGFRCIVQCARNPAEYFADRLWKSMKGAGTDDSLLIRVVVSRSEVDLVRMF; encoded by the exons ATGGCTTATCCTCCACCCGGACCAGGATACCCAGGCGGG CCAGGCTACCCTCCCAGTGGCGGTTATCCCCCACCACCTGGAGGCTACCCCCCATCAGGTGGCTACCCCCCTGCAGCCCCTGGGGGCTACCCACCCGCCCCTGGCGGCTACCCTCCTGCTCCTGGTGGTTACCCACCATCGGGTGGCTATGGCTACCCTCCAGCTGGTGGATATCCTCCTCCACAACCTGGCTATGCTG GTGGACCTCCACCTCCAGGTATAGCCCCAGGTATAGGTGGCCCCCCTCCATCGGGTCAATATGGTGCCCCACCTACTTCACAACCATATGGCGCCCCACCCACAAGTGGCTACCCAGGATACCAGCAGCATCCACCACCTCCCCAGCCATCTGCGCAGAGCTATAATGCCCCGCCCCCTGCTGGGTATGGACAGCAGCCTGCAG CTCAAGGCTATGGACAACACCCCCCTGGAGGATATGGACAACATCCCCCAG CTACAAGTGCCCCAGTTCCTCAGCAAGCCCCTGCTAGACCAGGACCTCCTTCGCGACCACCCCCTCCTTCG GGTGGCGGATCAGCTGCACCAGTTGCTCAGATGGCATCAATGTCTCTTGGTCAG ACTGTTTATGGCCATGGTACAGTGAAGGCAGCTTCTCCATTTGATGCAGAGACAGACTGTGAGCTGCTCAGGAAAGCAATGCGAGGAATGG GTACAAATGAGGCAGAGCTGATTGGCATTCTAGCAAACCGCTCCAATGCCCAGCGTGTGGAGATCAGAAAGCGCTACAAGACCATGTATGGTAAAGACCTGATGAACGACCTGAAGTCAGAGCTCAGTGGCAACCTGGAGGAGTGCCTGCTAGCAATGATGGAGCCGTCTGTCCTGTACGATGCCAAGTGCCTTCGCAGGGGTATGAGGGGGGCGGGTACAGATGAAGAGACACTCATCGATATCCTCTGCACAAGATCCAACCAG GAAATTGAAGCCATCAAACGCGAATACAAAGAAT ATTACAAGAGAGACCTGGAGAAGGACTGTGTGAGCGAGACAAGCGGTCACTTCAAGCGCCTTCTTGTATCAATGTGCCAG GGTAACCGGGATACCAATATGACTGTTGACATGGCAAAGGCAACAAAAGAAGCCCAAGATTTGTATAAG GCCGGGGAGAAGAAGTGGGGAACGGATGAGTCTCGTTTCAATGTGGTGCTAGCCAGCAGAAGTTTCCCTCAGCTGCAAGCGACTTTTAATGAGTACATCAAG ATCTCTCAGCGAGACATCATGAATAGTATTGACCGCGAGATGTCTGGAGATCTGAAGGCGGGCTTCAGGTGTATTG TTCAGTGCGCGCGCAACCCCGCCGAGTACTTTGCCGACCGCCTTTGGAAGAGCATGAAGGGTGCTGGCACCGACGACTCGCTTCTCATACGTGTAGTGGTCTCACGTTCAGAG GTTGACCTTGTAAGGATGTTTTGA
- the LOC125560726 gene encoding uncharacterized protein LOC125560726, which yields MASGYVLPPPAPLEIHNSNAADKWKRFVLAWKNYSLATGLNEKAEAVQVATLLTVIGEEAREVYSTFTLTEGETDKIKPVIKKFAEYCQPRKNVPFERFRFNQRMQEPGESYEHYRTALRKLAESCEFDTITPDEILRDRLLFGIHDTKVRERLLRESKLTLAKTDEICRAAESMLAQMKIVKDTSETDVNAVSKFESKKPNKKNYRRKQRGQGKQCDNCGYQHMANQESCPARGKDCRKCGAKNHFANRCKQEVKATEVEETDMYPEETYQTEEVLAVWLDDSQLVTFQSESGSFIRFQPDTGAQCNVLPVHIYKQACNDHKLVKVKPVQTSLVAYGGSKIKVVGHVTIRP from the exons ATGGCCTCAGGATATGTCTTACCGCCGCCGGCGCCGCTGGAGATACACAATAGCAATGCTGCTGACAAATGGAAGCGATTTGTGCTCGCTTGGAAAAACTACTCGTTGGCGACTGGGTTGAACGAGAAAGCTGAAGCCGTACAAGTAGCTACGTTGCTAACAGTTATCGGTGAAGAGGCGAGAGAAGTCTACTCGACATTTACCCTGACCGAAGGAGAAACAGACAAGATAAAGCCTGTCATAAAGAAATTCGCCGAGTACTGTCAACCAAGAAAGAACGTGCCGTTCGAAAGATTCCGTTTCAACCAGCGAATGCAAGAGCCTGGAGAGTCCTACGAGCACTATAGAACAGCGCTGAGAAAATTGGCCGAGTCCTGCGAGTTTGATACGATTACGCCAGACGAAATACTTCGAGATCGGTTGTTATTTGGAATACATGACACGAAGGTCAGAGAAAGGTTGTTACGCGAGTCCAAATTAACACTAGCGAAAACAGATGAAATTTGCCGAGCGGCTGAGAGTATGCTTGCTCAGATGAAAATAGTCAAAGATACATCTGAGACAGACGTCAATGCCGTGAGTAAATTCGAGTCGAAGAAAcccaacaaaaaaaattatcggcGAAAGCAACGAGGTCAAGGCAAACAATGTGACAATTGTGGATACCAACATATGGCAAATCAGGAATCGTGTCCCGCACGAGGAAAGGACTGCCGGAAGTGCGGAGCGAAAAATCACTTTGCCAATAGATGCAAACAGGAAGTCAAAGCTACCGAAGTCGAAGAAACAGATATGTATCCTGAGGAGACATATCAAACGGAGGAAGTATTGGCCGTCTGGTTGGATGATTCGCAGCTGGTCACATTTCAATCAGAGTCTGGAAGTTTCATCCGTTTCCAACCTGATACTGGTGCACAATGCAATGTGTTGCCAGTGCACATATACAAGCAGGCGTGTAACGACCACAAGCTAGTAAAAGTGAAACCCGTGCAAACGTCCTTAGTGGCGTATGGGGGATCAAAGATCAAAGTCGTCGGGCATGTCACCATTAGA CCATGA